A stretch of DNA from Salmo salar unplaced genomic scaffold, Ssal_v3.1, whole genome shotgun sequence:
aaatgaaactatttgtgaaaagattaaatgtaattttaacttccaaatgagagaattgggttttcataaggttagagctccGCTCACTCGGCGGCCCCGCCCatgtgaagagacattggttataaactatgaaacacgcccttctctcccctcctgtataTATTAAAGCCCTTGACGAGAACGTACCTTTCTGTTCCCGACTACATTAGGATGTTAGAAGGGTTCAGATAATAAACTGGTCCAAGGACGTGAGGACTTACCATTTCCCGCGTTGAAAGGACAAagaccacctacagaactaaACCAACCTCAGATAATAACCTAACAAAATTAAcatcgaatttcaatgtgaaggtgacgaCCTTCATGccggaaggatgaatttcgaATACATACCAGCCAGGATATagcatggcaacttggtatggactttgaactcttattcgctccagaagtgatacctcctagccgttgagttagcaacgGCAGCTGCTAACgttgggctaggaaaggacggacaaagGATCTGCTCTAACAAACAACACGATACTACAAAGATACTacagtttaccaccagagacactcTTCAAAGGACAAGGAAGATCTCTGTTTGGGcgacacggccagcatctacgaccaacctaccgaagcgcagctcagagtaaatatttattgcgttttcctttttccaaatgggcggtaattttaaaatgcataagattctgtatttacgaaagCAGAGCTTCTTCTCCCTTTggtcctcagtcttcccgctctttcactcaaacccaaccccctttcctttgtgtaaccagccgccatgtcggctccgtccaccagggacgttttctgcaTGACatcatttgcattctgtgtatatgtaattctgtgtgattagttaggtatttagtaaataaataattaaacccaattttgtattgctgattcaacttgttagccagggttcgtgaagataaccaagaatttaccagtttttcagatgagactaaacaaGGTGAGGAttgaatattgactgctattgatgtgagagattaccaggtctttaagagtttattcggaagataacagctctataaacattctttcgtggtgccccgactttctagttaattatctacctgattagcttaatcaggtaatattaattacagagaaaggattttatagaatagcatgtcatatcacttaatccggcatagccaaagacacgacagtgcttagtgtcgttgtcctgttggaaggtgaaccttcgccccagtctgaggtcctaaacGCTCTggcgcaggttttcatcaaggattctctctgtacttttctctctatcgtgactagtctctcagtacctgccgctgaaaaacatccccacagcatgatgctgccaccaccatgcttcaccgaagggatggtgccaggtttcctccagacgtgacacttggcattcaggccaaagagttcaatcttggtttcatcagaccagagaatcttgtttctcatggtctgagaatcctttaggtgccttttggcaaactccaagcgggctgtcatgtgccttttactgaggagtggcttccgtctggccactctaccataaaggcctgattggtggagtgctgcagagatggttgtccttctggaaggttctcccatctccacagaggaactctggagctctgtcagagtgaccgtctggttcttggtcacctccctgaccaaggcccttctcccccgatagctcagtttggccgggcggccagctctaggaagagtcttggtggctccaaacttcttccatttaagaatgatggaggccactgtgttcttggtgacatTCAAgaaggtacccttccccagatctgtgcctcgacacaatcctgtctctgagctctacggacaattccttcgacctcatggcttggttttcgctctaacatgcactgtcaactgtgggaccttatatagacaggtgtgtgcttttccaaatcatgtccaatcaattgaatttaccacaggtggactccaatcaagttgtagaaacatcaaggatgatcaatggaaacaggatgcacctgagctcaatttcgagtcttagttaccttggcatagctggcattatatttagttaccttggcatagctggtaTTATATTTAGCATAACATTTAGTTACCATGGCATAGCTGGCATAAcatttagttaccttggcatagctggcattatatttagttaccttggcatagctggcattatatttagcattatatttagttaccttggcatagctggcattatatttagttaccttggcatagctggcataacATATAGCATAATATacagttaccttggcatagctggtattatatttagttaccttggcatagctggtattatatttagttaccttggcatagctggcattatattTAGCATAAcatttagttaccttggcatagctggtaTTATATTTAGCATtatatttagttaccttggcatagctggcattacatttagttaccttggcatagctggcataacatttagttaccttggcatagctggcattatatttagttaccttggcatagctggcataatatatagttaccttggcatagctggcattatatttagttaccttggcatagctggcattatatttagttaccttggcatagctggcataacATATAGCATAATATacagttaccttggcatagctggtattatatttagttaccttggcatagctggtattatatttagttaccttggcatagctggcattatattTAGCATAAcatttagttaccttggcatagctggtaTTATATTTAGCATtatatttagttaccttggcatagctggtattatatttagttaccttggcatagctggcattatattTAGCATAAcatttagttaccttggcatagctggtattacatttagttaccttggcatagctggcattatatttagttaccttggcatagctgttattatatatagttaccttggcatagctggcattatatttagttaccttggcatagctggcattatatttagttaccttggcatagctggtaTTATATTTAGCATAACATTTAGTTACCatggcatagctggcattatattTAGCATAACATTTAGTTACCAtggcatagctggcataatatatagttaccttggcatagctggcataatatatagttaccttggcatagctggcattatatttagttaccttggcatagctggcataacatttagttaccttggcatagctggcattatatttagttaccctggcatagctggcattatattTAGCATTAcatttagttaccttggcatagctggcattatatttagttaccttggcatagctggcattatatttagcattatatttagttaccttggcatagctggcattatatttagttaccttggcatagctggcattatatttagttaccttggcatagctgacATTATATTTAGTTatcttggcatagctggcattatatttagttaccttggcatagctggcattatatttagttaccttggcatagctggcatgtCTGTCCTtggaaatgtttgtgtttcttacaacgtcatgctaatcacattagcacaGAATGAATGAATATTAATGAGTGTCAGAATGAATGAATATTGATGAGTGTCAGAATGAATGAATATTGATGAGTgtcagaatgaatgaatgaatattaATGAGTGTCAGAATTAATGAATATTAATGAGTGTCAGACAGAATTCATGTCTATTAATTagtctttatttatttaaattaccTCAGGACAATAGAATCATCATTTGTAAACCAAAGCAGGACCAGGTATTTTGGCTGCATTACGGCGAGAGAACGTGAACTAGTCTAGACCTCGACTAGACACCACATGATACAACCTAGGATGAGCAACGCTTCAGCGGCGGCTCTGTTCTGGGAAGGACGTGTCCCCATTCTAGCCTTTCACACAAACAAGACACTTGAACATCTTTACAAAATGACAAATAGCATTTCTCTCTGCCCGTCAGACCTTTTATACCTTCTATAACATCACACTACAAAaccagggggaggggggggaggtcTTTCTGTGAtccaataataaatatatatatatataaacaataaATCCAACATATTCAACATATAGTGCTGTGTGTCGTTACAGCATCACCTCTGTAGATTCAGGATAGATTTCCACATCTATGTCCCCAATGgtgccctatctagtgcactactttagaccacatcTATGTCCCCCAATGgtgccctatctagtgcactactttagaccacatcTATGTCCCCCAATGGtttcctatctagtgcactactttagaccagatccaTTTCCCCAATGgtgccctatctagtgcactactttagaccagatccaTTTCCCCAATGgtgccctatctagtgcactactttagaccggaCCCTATGACCTATTCCCAAAGTGACTacttagaccagggccctatgggaccctattccctatatagtgcactactttagaccagggcatgggaccctattccctatatagtgcatatttagaccagggccctatgggaccctattcctacatagtgcactactttagaccagggccctatgggaccctattccctacatagtgcactactttagaccagggccctatgggaccctattccctacatagtgcactactttaagggaacggagtgccatttgggatgttggcatagttctgctccagatacaAAACGGAGTCATAACCAATACAAGTCAAATAAGAGTAATTGCTTTTGTTTTGGATGAATGCACAGCCTTAAAACCCTTTCACTTCTTCCGTCTTGGGTTCACATCCATATACCATTAAACGCTTCCTCGATTCTCACACGTAGAAGCTAAAACATTTGAGACAAGGAAATGTAAATAAAACTGTGCAATAATACAGGCTGTCTATAGCTGTAACTAAATACAGGCTGTCTATAGCTGTAACTAAATACAGGCTGTCTATAGCTGTACCTAAATACAGGCTGTCTATAGCTGTAACTAAATACAGGCTGTCTATAGCTGTACCTAAATACAGGCTGTCTATAGCTGTAACTAAATACAGGCTGTCTATAGCTGTAACTAAATACAGGCTGTCTATAGCTGTAACTAAATACAGGCTGTCTATAGCTGTAACTAAATACAGGCTGTCTATAGCTGTAACTAAATACAGGCTGTCTATAGCTGTAACTAAATACAGGCTGTCTATAGCTGTACCTAAATACAGGCGGTCTATAGCTGTAACTAAATAACATATTTGACATGATTAACATTAACGAATCCGAGTGTTGCGATAGTGAACCACTCATGATAAAAATCAGGCCAGTCAGGTGGATTACGACTGTAAATAATATGAACTATTACTCTGAAGGTCGTCCCCCCCCCCAGCGTTAGTAATGATATGTATCTCAGACAGTTCTGTTGCTGTACGTCTCCTCTAGAGGACGGaggacggggggggggggtggctgAAACAGACAGACCGGTGAGACACCGCTTCACTCTCCGTCACAGAGGCCTTATACAGTGGAGCGTTCTGGCATGATGGACGGAGTACCTGCTGCCTAGCGCTGGAACcttccagcagacagacagactcgctCTGGGGCATATTCACTAGGGCaacaaacggaagcaaacaggaCGAATAAAAAAAGTGGGGAGCTGGTAGGTATTACACACGAACACCCTTGTTTTCTGTTGCACAACGTTTGATATAATTTCCCCCCCATAATGAATATAACCCGGGTCTGTCACCTCAAAACAAAAAACGGACAGTCGGACTAGTTCTGGTGTGGCGCCGCCAACACATCAGCTCTGGTTGCTGTTCTTCGAGGTCTTGGTGGAGGAGTTCTGTTCGTCTCCCGTCAGTAGAGCCTTTATCTCAGACGGGATCTTCCCCTGGTCCATGGCTGTACACCACTGCTTGTACTGAAGGAGAAACCAAATAGAGAGTTAGATGACAGAGTTGGCTGTGGTCTGGAAACATCTATTTAGCGACACAGAGGCTTGTTTAGAATATTAACTATATTAGTGACTGTCAGTGTCTCCGGAAGTTTCTACGGGATGGACTAGGCCTCTATTCAAGAggcaggtaaaataaaataattctaCATTTGTGAAATATGGTGgattttttcattttcttcacCCCAACACCAAATGAGTGGTGGTTTTAGATAATTGACGGGGAACAGCCAGGTGCATTTAGGAAGAACGGGTGATGTAGTTACCATCTCCAACTCTTCCCTCAGGGCGCAGATGGCCCTCTCCTTGCTGGACACGAGTTCCTCCAGATACTGATACCGGAGTTTCTTCCTGGCTCGGCACTCACGGGCGCTCTGACGACTCCTCTCCAACTTGGCTTTCAGATCAATTTTAGCGGGTTTACGGCCTCGTTTACCGGGTTTCTTCACTTTACCTCCCACCATCTATCGAGATAACAGCAGAACAAGACAATAAATACACAGCGGCCTTTTTGTTATTCGGAGACTGTAGTCTTAGTGCACCAGTTAGCTACAGTAACCTAACCTCTTGTTGGAGAAGCAAAACACAATACACCAGAAAAGCATGAACAATCATGACTGATTTAAGCCTACAAACATGTTTAACAAATGCAGAGAACCACATACCTTGCTGTCATCCATTTTGGTCAACACAAAGCTATCTATCGAGGGCTGCTAGTGACGCAAACTCGACCGTTTTCAAGATGGATGACGATCAAATGAAGACAAGTTgtggattatatatatatatataaaaataaaaatatatattatctcACAAATCAACACATTTTCTTAAAAATAGGAAAACATTCCTGTAGCTTCGTGTTCGACAGCGTTTTTGTTGCACTTTTTCCTGCTCCAATGTTTTTAGCGACAGTGACGCTTCCTGTTGTGGTAACTTCAGACCGAGCCCCACCCCCCCCCTTCGCTAGGGATTCTGGGACTTGGGTTTTTTTTGCGTGACTCAATCAAAATGAAGTTTGTCTGTATACCAGGGGTATaaaaactacaactaccatcaactATTACGAAAATATGGGTGGAGGAACCAAATAATATTCTATCTAATGGGGTCTGTGAGAGGATCTCTTCGTAATAAAGCTATAAACGCTCATATAACGTTTTCACGTTGCGGTATAAAGGACAGTGTCAGTCTGGAGCAAGTTATTATAATGTGTATAATTATGGTAATATATTCTcaattatatacactaccggttaaaagttttagaacacccacCCATTCAagagtttgtctttattttttttactattttctgtattgtagaataattgtgaagtcatcaaaactatgaaataacacaatcaTCAATTGTATAAAACCATGTTTGATATCACCTATAGtataaaccatgtttgatatcacctatagtataaaccatgtttgatatcacctatagtataaaccatgtttgatatcacctatagtataaaccatgtttgatatcacctatagtataaaccatgtttgatatcacctatagtataaaccatgtttgatatcacctatagtataaaccatgtttgatatcacctatagtataaaccatgtgtgatatcacctatagtataaaccatgtttgatatcacctatagtataaaccatgtttgatatcacctatagtataaaccatgtttgatatcacctatagtataaaccatgtttgatatcacctatagtataaaccatgtttgatatcacctatagtataaaccatgtttgatatcacctatagtataaaccatgtttgatatcacctatagtataaaccatgtttgatatcacctatagtataaaccatgtttgatatcacctatagtataaaccatgtttgatatcacctatagtataaaccatgtttgatatcaTCAATAGTATAAACCATTTTTTCCCCCAGCCTATATGTATAGGGTCTAGTAAccagaaaaagtgttaaacaaatcaaaatatatttgatatttgagattcttaattcaaaaggcacttgcacatctgagctatcttctTGGCAGGTGCAGCTGCTTAACAGGATGAAGGAAAGGGCTGTTTTAAACCGCACACTGATCTCTTTAACCCATCGCTGCTCTTTAACCCATCGCTGCTCTTTAACCCATCGCTGCTCTTTAACCCATCGCTGATCT
This window harbors:
- the LOC123723665 gene encoding cAMP-responsive element-binding protein-like 2; the protein is MDDSKMVGGKVKKPGKRGRKPAKIDLKAKLERSRQSARECRARKKLRYQYLEELVSSKERAICALREELEMYKQWCTAMDQGKIPSEIKALLTGDEQNSSTKTSKNSNQS